A DNA window from Stenotrophomonas indicatrix contains the following coding sequences:
- a CDS encoding Do family serine endopeptidase has protein sequence MRPLPTLLTLAIAAAFGGFVATGLNAHLDNRADAAPLPAVLPTSAALPAAVAGQAVPSLAPMLEKAMPAVVSVNTKQVVRVRNPFFNDPFFRRLFPDIPQERINESLGSGVIIDATEGLVLTNHHVIDNADDVQVTLADGRTVKAEFLGSDRDTDIALIRIPAQNLTDIKLGNSDQLRVGDFVVAIGNPFGFSQTVTSGIVSAVGRSGIRGLGYQNFIQTDASINPGNSGGALVNLQGQLVGINTASFNPQGSMAGNIGLGLAIPSNLARSVVDQLVKHGVVVRGTLGIESQNLSAQIAQGLGLGETRGALVTRVLAGSAGAAAGLKPGDVVVSANGQRVDSAEALHNVEGLAAVGSVLTLDVRREGKPLQIKATLKEQARVVSGESLDPRLTGASFVDLPESLRQSGVGGVLVSEVKRGSRAATNGLQQGDIITDATVGEFADLASWRANFQQRPPTLVLRVLRNNGQQQGQLVMR, from the coding sequence ATGCGACCGCTTCCCACCCTGCTTACGCTCGCAATCGCCGCTGCCTTCGGCGGCTTCGTTGCCACCGGCCTCAATGCGCACCTGGACAACCGTGCCGATGCCGCTCCGCTGCCGGCGGTACTGCCCACCTCCGCAGCGCTGCCGGCCGCGGTCGCCGGGCAGGCGGTGCCTTCGCTTGCACCGATGCTGGAAAAGGCGATGCCGGCGGTGGTCAGCGTCAACACCAAGCAGGTGGTGCGGGTACGCAACCCGTTCTTCAACGACCCGTTCTTCCGCCGCCTGTTCCCGGACATCCCGCAGGAGCGGATCAACGAGTCACTCGGTTCGGGCGTCATCATCGATGCCACCGAAGGCCTGGTGCTGACCAACCACCACGTCATCGACAACGCTGATGACGTGCAGGTGACACTGGCCGATGGGCGCACGGTGAAGGCCGAGTTCCTCGGCTCGGACCGCGACACCGACATCGCGCTGATCCGCATTCCGGCGCAGAACCTGACCGACATCAAGCTGGGCAACAGCGACCAGCTGCGGGTGGGCGACTTCGTGGTTGCCATCGGCAATCCGTTCGGTTTCAGCCAGACGGTCACCTCGGGCATCGTCTCGGCGGTGGGCCGCAGTGGCATCCGCGGGCTGGGCTACCAGAACTTCATCCAGACCGATGCATCGATCAACCCCGGCAATTCCGGTGGCGCACTGGTCAACCTGCAGGGCCAGCTGGTGGGCATCAACACCGCCAGCTTCAACCCGCAGGGCAGCATGGCCGGCAACATCGGCCTGGGCCTGGCGATTCCGTCGAACCTGGCCCGCAGCGTGGTCGACCAGCTGGTCAAGCATGGCGTGGTGGTGCGCGGCACGCTGGGCATCGAAAGCCAGAACCTGAGCGCGCAGATCGCGCAGGGCCTGGGCCTGGGCGAAACCCGTGGCGCCCTGGTGACCCGCGTGCTGGCCGGTTCGGCCGGTGCCGCCGCGGGACTGAAGCCGGGCGACGTGGTGGTATCGGCCAACGGCCAGCGTGTGGACAGTGCCGAAGCACTGCACAACGTGGAAGGCCTGGCGGCGGTGGGCAGCGTGCTGACCCTGGACGTTCGCCGTGAAGGCAAGCCGCTGCAGATCAAGGCAACGCTGAAGGAACAGGCGCGCGTGGTCAGCGGCGAGAGCCTGGACCCGCGCCTGACCGGTGCCAGCTTCGTCGACCTGCCCGAATCGCTGCGTCAGTCTGGCGTGGGCGGCGTGCTGGTCAGCGAGGTCAAGCGCGGCAGCCGCGCCGCGACCAATGGCCTGCAGCAGGGCGACATCATCACCGACGCCACGGTGGGCGAATTCGCCGACCTGGCCAGCTGGCGCGCCAATTTCCAGCAGCGCCCGCCCACCCTGGTGCTGCGCGTGCTGCGCAACAATGGCCAGCAGCAGGGCCAGTTGGTGATGCGCTGA
- a CDS encoding histone, with amino-acid sequence MSNGNGVSVVTDAVENVKETATNVGETIAHAAEDAVKSVKKTVKRARKAATTRVAKAKKVVAKVEKTVAKKAEKAAKSVGKTVANAKKKLEAAKKNAKAEAAALKKEVAKKKAAAGKTVTKKADAAKKTTKAAGKKVATVKKAATKKVATAKKAVAKKTAAAKKVVGKKVATAKKAVAKKTAAAKKVVGKKVATAKKAAAKKTVAAKKVVGKKTVAAKKVVGKKTVAAKKVVGKKTAAAKKVVGKKTATAKKVVGKKTVAAKKVAGKKVAATRKTVAKKAAPLKKAVAKKAPAKKAVRKAAKRK; translated from the coding sequence ATGAGCAACGGTAATGGTGTGTCGGTCGTGACCGACGCCGTCGAGAACGTGAAAGAAACCGCCACCAACGTCGGCGAGACCATCGCCCACGCCGCCGAAGACGCAGTGAAGTCGGTCAAGAAGACCGTCAAGCGCGCCCGCAAGGCTGCCACCACCCGCGTCGCCAAGGCCAAGAAGGTCGTGGCCAAGGTCGAGAAGACCGTTGCCAAGAAGGCCGAGAAGGCTGCCAAGTCGGTCGGCAAGACCGTTGCCAACGCCAAGAAGAAGCTGGAAGCGGCCAAGAAGAACGCCAAGGCCGAAGCGGCTGCCCTGAAGAAGGAAGTGGCCAAGAAGAAGGCGGCTGCCGGCAAGACCGTGACCAAGAAGGCTGATGCTGCCAAGAAGACCACCAAGGCTGCCGGCAAGAAGGTCGCTACCGTGAAGAAGGCCGCCACCAAGAAGGTTGCGACCGCCAAGAAGGCTGTGGCAAAGAAGACCGCTGCTGCCAAGAAGGTTGTCGGCAAGAAGGTCGCTACCGCCAAGAAGGCTGTGGCCAAGAAGACCGCGGCCGCCAAGAAGGTCGTCGGCAAGAAGGTCGCTACCGCCAAGAAGGCTGCGGCCAAGAAGACCGTCGCTGCCAAGAAGGTCGTCGGCAAGAAGACTGTCGCTGCCAAGAAGGTCGTCGGCAAGAAGACCGTCGCTGCCAAGAAGGTCGTCGGCAAGAAGACCGCCGCTGCCAAGAAGGTCGTCGGCAAGAAGACCGCCACTGCCAAGAAGGTTGTCGGCAAGAAGACCGTTGCTGCCAAGAAGGTTGCCGGCAAGAAGGTCGCTGCTACCCGCAAGACGGTCGCCAAGAAGGCTGCACCGCTGAAGAAGGCCGTGGCCAAGAAGGCTCCGGCCAAGAAGGCCGTGCGCAAGGCTGCCAAGCGCAAGTAA
- a CDS encoding DUF1428 domain-containing protein, translating to MSYIDGFVLAVPTANKEKFLAHARSGDVVFLEHGALRVVECWGDDVPHGKTTDFFGAVKATAEETVVFSWIEWPDKATRDAGMQKMMEDPRLDPSKNPMPFDGARMIYGGFEPIFELKR from the coding sequence ATGAGCTACATCGATGGTTTCGTCCTGGCGGTGCCCACCGCCAACAAGGAGAAGTTCCTCGCCCACGCGCGCAGCGGCGACGTGGTGTTCCTCGAACACGGCGCGCTGCGCGTGGTCGAGTGCTGGGGCGATGACGTGCCGCACGGCAAGACCACCGACTTCTTCGGCGCGGTGAAAGCCACGGCGGAGGAGACCGTGGTGTTTTCCTGGATCGAGTGGCCGGACAAGGCCACCCGCGATGCAGGCATGCAGAAAATGATGGAAGACCCGCGGTTGGACCCGTCGAAGAATCCCATGCCGTTCGACGGTGCACGGATGATCTACGGCGGATTCGAGCCGATCTTCGAACTCAAGCGTTGA
- a CDS encoding Ax21 family protein, translated as MKNSLIALALAAALPFTASAAENLSYNYAEADYAKTDVDGIKADGWGVKGSYGFLPNFHAFGEYSRQEVDHTNIKVDQWKVGAGYNVEIAPSTDFVARVAYQKFDQKHGLDFNGYSAEAGIRTAFGAHAEVYGLVGYEDYSKKHGVDIDSQWYGRLGGQVKLNQNWGLNGELKMNRHGDKEYTVGPRFSW; from the coding sequence ATGAAGAATTCGCTGATTGCTCTGGCTCTGGCCGCTGCCCTGCCGTTCACCGCTTCGGCCGCCGAGAACCTGTCCTACAACTACGCCGAGGCTGACTACGCCAAGACCGACGTTGACGGCATCAAGGCTGATGGCTGGGGCGTGAAGGGTTCCTACGGCTTCCTGCCGAACTTCCACGCTTTCGGCGAGTACAGCCGTCAGGAAGTCGACCACACCAACATCAAGGTTGACCAGTGGAAGGTCGGTGCCGGCTACAACGTCGAAATCGCTCCGTCGACCGACTTCGTTGCGCGCGTCGCCTACCAGAAGTTCGACCAGAAGCACGGCCTGGATTTCAACGGCTACAGCGCTGAAGCCGGTATCCGTACCGCGTTCGGTGCCCATGCTGAGGTCTACGGCCTGGTCGGTTACGAAGACTATTCGAAGAAGCACGGCGTCGACATCGACAGCCAGTGGTACGGCCGTCTGGGTGGTCAGGTCAAGCTGAACCAGAACTGGGGCCTGAACGGCGAGCTGAAGATGAACCGCCACGGCGACAAGGAATACACCGTCGGCCCGCGCTTCAGCTGGTAA
- a CDS encoding response regulator transcription factor: MPPVLPPLLPDRPRRLALLDPHPVLRLGVEVLLHQHSGVHVRGSYANEDDLVELLQREPGCVDLLVIDALPLGDLGDGLQLLRGLSRRWPSLPILVLSAHCNASTVATTMQAGARGFLSKATTPEMLLRAVDVVARGGRFVPPELRTQLNRSRARRMSAPSLTPLSRREREVLRLVLQGCSTGEVARRFQRSASTISTQKKAAYQKLGIRSDLELFRIRHLLECG, translated from the coding sequence ATGCCGCCCGTACTCCCACCGCTGCTCCCCGACCGGCCGCGCCGTCTGGCGCTGCTGGATCCGCATCCGGTGCTGCGGCTGGGGGTGGAAGTGCTGCTGCACCAGCACAGCGGCGTGCACGTGCGCGGCAGCTACGCCAACGAAGATGACCTGGTGGAACTGCTGCAACGCGAACCCGGCTGCGTTGACCTGCTGGTGATCGATGCGCTGCCGCTGGGGGATCTTGGCGACGGGTTGCAGCTGCTGCGCGGATTGTCCCGGCGCTGGCCCAGCCTGCCGATACTGGTGCTGTCGGCGCACTGCAATGCCAGCACCGTGGCCACGACGATGCAGGCCGGCGCACGCGGCTTCCTGTCCAAGGCGACCACGCCGGAAATGCTGCTGCGCGCGGTGGACGTGGTGGCCCGCGGTGGGCGGTTCGTGCCCCCGGAGCTGCGCACGCAGCTGAATCGATCGCGCGCTCGGCGCATGTCGGCGCCCAGCCTGACGCCACTGAGCCGGCGTGAACGCGAAGTGCTGCGGCTGGTGCTGCAGGGGTGCAGCACCGGCGAAGTGGCCCGGCGCTTCCAGCGCTCGGCCAGCACCATCAGCACGCAGAAGAAGGCGGCCTATCAGAAGCTCGGCATCCGCAGCGATCTCGAACTGTTCCGCATCCGCCACCTGCTGGAGTGTGGCTGA
- a CDS encoding DUF6165 family protein yields the protein MDAILTPVSIGELIDKITILEIKAERIDDATKLANVRTELDGLLPLLQQQLDAQPALAALKTQLKAINERMWEIQDQLRDKEAAQVFDEAFIQLARGVYGTNGERVQVKNEINRVAGSALVEEKQYQGE from the coding sequence GTGGACGCCATCCTGACCCCGGTATCGATCGGCGAGCTGATCGACAAGATCACCATTCTCGAGATCAAGGCCGAGCGCATCGACGATGCGACCAAGCTGGCCAACGTGCGCACCGAGCTTGACGGCCTGCTGCCGCTGCTGCAGCAGCAGCTTGACGCGCAGCCGGCCCTGGCCGCGCTGAAGACGCAGTTGAAGGCCATCAACGAGCGCATGTGGGAGATCCAGGACCAGCTGCGCGACAAGGAAGCGGCGCAGGTATTCGACGAGGCGTTCATCCAGCTGGCGCGCGGCGTGTACGGCACCAACGGCGAACGCGTGCAGGTGAAGAACGAGATCAACCGTGTTGCCGGTTCGGCGCTGGTCGAGGAAAAGCAGTACCAGGGCGAGTAA
- a CDS encoding TorF family putative porin, whose translation MKSKGMIVASAAALAGLLCAGSVQAQVQVQVSGTAALTSDYVWRGSSQSEGDPAAQVGAKVTVGSGWYASAWGSNVSFTPDSGARSEFDLVAGWSGALSPDWSLDANLTRYVYPGTGRALDWTELNVTTTWKQRAWLQVAHSNDALAGGHRGTYAQLGVRVPLNERVRLEAAVGQYWLATAQGPDYLHGQLSAIATLTPAWELRATVHDTDSAAKRLFPGNAGGRWELALQGSF comes from the coding sequence GTGAAGAGCAAGGGGATGATCGTGGCCAGCGCGGCCGCACTGGCGGGGCTGCTGTGCGCCGGCAGCGTGCAGGCGCAGGTGCAGGTGCAGGTGAGTGGCACGGCGGCATTGACCAGCGACTATGTCTGGCGCGGCAGTTCACAGAGCGAGGGCGATCCGGCCGCGCAGGTGGGGGCAAAGGTGACGGTGGGTTCGGGCTGGTATGCCAGCGCATGGGGATCGAATGTTTCGTTCACGCCGGACAGCGGGGCACGCAGCGAGTTCGATCTCGTCGCCGGCTGGTCCGGCGCGCTGTCGCCGGACTGGAGCCTGGATGCGAACCTCACCCGGTATGTCTATCCGGGCACTGGCCGCGCACTGGACTGGACCGAACTCAATGTCACCACCACCTGGAAGCAACGCGCCTGGCTGCAGGTTGCCCACTCCAACGATGCCCTGGCCGGCGGCCATCGCGGCACCTACGCACAGCTGGGCGTGCGGGTGCCGTTGAACGAGCGCGTGCGGTTGGAAGCGGCGGTGGGGCAGTACTGGCTGGCCACCGCGCAGGGGCCGGACTACCTGCATGGCCAGCTCAGTGCCATTGCCACGTTGACGCCGGCCTGGGAACTGCGCGCCACCGTGCATGACACCGACAGCGCCGCCAAGCGTCTGTTCCCGGGCAATGCCGGTGGACGCTGGGAACTGGCGCTGCAGGGCAGCTTCTAG
- a CDS encoding MFS transporter: MSVATGVAVASNYYAQPLLHTIADAFGVPFGQVGMVVTAAQLSYAAGLILLVPLGDLFERRRLIVVMTLLSASGLVISACAPSLPWLLAGTAITGLFSVVAQVLVPFAATLAAPEHRGRVVGTLMSGLLLGILLARTVAGLLSSLGDWRLVYAIAAGTLVLTALALQRGLPRFHHSAGLSYFALLRSIGTLFVQEPVLRQRTLLGACSFAMFAIFWTPLAFLLAQPPYAYSDATIGLFGLVGAAGTLAAGLAGRMSDRGQTGRATAIALVLLLLSWLPLGLSAHSLLALLVGVVVLDLAAQLLHVSNQNLIYALQPEARNRLNAGYMTGYFIGGSLGSLLSAQVYQRFGWTGVCVAGTAVAVLALLVWLPSAWRARQAASAD; this comes from the coding sequence ATGTCGGTCGCCACCGGCGTCGCGGTGGCCAGCAATTACTACGCGCAGCCGTTGCTGCATACCATCGCCGATGCCTTCGGCGTGCCTTTCGGCCAGGTCGGCATGGTGGTGACCGCTGCGCAGTTGAGCTACGCCGCTGGCCTGATCCTGCTGGTGCCGTTGGGTGATCTGTTCGAGCGCCGCCGGCTGATCGTGGTGATGACGTTGTTGTCGGCCAGCGGGCTGGTGATCAGCGCGTGCGCGCCGTCGTTGCCATGGCTGCTGGCCGGTACCGCGATCACCGGGTTGTTCTCGGTGGTGGCGCAGGTGCTGGTGCCGTTCGCCGCCACCCTGGCCGCACCGGAGCATCGCGGCCGCGTGGTCGGCACGCTGATGAGCGGGCTGCTGCTGGGCATCCTGCTGGCACGCACCGTGGCCGGGCTGCTGTCGAGCCTGGGCGACTGGCGCCTGGTCTATGCGATCGCTGCAGGTACGCTGGTGCTGACCGCGCTGGCCCTGCAGCGCGGCCTGCCGCGTTTCCACCACAGCGCCGGGCTGAGCTACTTCGCGCTGCTGCGCTCGATCGGCACGCTGTTCGTGCAGGAACCGGTGCTGCGCCAGCGCACGCTGCTCGGCGCGTGCAGCTTTGCGATGTTCGCGATCTTCTGGACGCCACTGGCCTTCCTGCTGGCGCAGCCACCGTATGCCTACAGCGACGCCACCATCGGCCTGTTCGGGCTGGTCGGTGCCGCCGGTACGCTGGCTGCCGGCCTTGCCGGGCGCATGTCGGATCGTGGCCAGACCGGCCGGGCCACGGCCATTGCGCTGGTGCTGTTGCTGCTGTCCTGGCTGCCTCTGGGGCTCTCGGCGCATTCGCTGCTGGCGCTGCTGGTCGGCGTGGTGGTGCTGGACCTGGCCGCGCAGCTGCTGCATGTCAGCAACCAGAACCTGATCTACGCACTGCAGCCGGAGGCACGCAACCGCCTCAATGCCGGTTACATGACCGGCTATTTCATCGGGGGTTCGCTGGGCTCGCTGCTGTCGGCACAGGTCTACCAGCGTTTCGGCTGGACCGGCGTATGCGTGGCCGGTACCGCGGTGGCGGTACTGGCCCTGCTGGTGTGGCTGCCCAGTGCCTGGCGCGCACGCCAGGCCGCGTCGGCCGACTAG
- a CDS encoding LysR family transcriptional regulator, protein MNLKQLEFAVALAEEGNFTRAAARCHVVQSALSHQIAHLEQELGTMLFERLPRQVRATAAGEALLVHARQVLASLRHLRADVAAVSGDVRGLLAIGQISSLTGVDVVAMLAAFQQQHPQVEFQLRVDKSETLLQQVQSRALDVALVGLAPSAHLEGVCHQMLQEEDLVAVLAPQHRLATRQRLPLAALQDEALVDFPRGTGARRQTDDAFAAAGLPHQVRFEVNLMELIERFVRHGLAVGIVPVRIADGFEGVVQVPLQPTPTRRVHLVWQRLPTPAARAFVDAVLSCAGAGSGP, encoded by the coding sequence GTGAACCTCAAGCAGCTCGAGTTCGCCGTGGCCCTGGCTGAAGAGGGCAACTTCACCCGTGCGGCCGCGCGCTGCCACGTCGTGCAGTCCGCCCTGAGCCATCAGATTGCCCATCTGGAGCAGGAGCTGGGCACGATGTTGTTCGAGCGGCTGCCGCGCCAGGTGCGCGCCACCGCGGCGGGGGAGGCGTTGCTGGTGCACGCCCGGCAGGTGCTGGCCAGCCTGCGCCACCTGCGTGCCGACGTCGCTGCCGTCAGTGGTGACGTGCGCGGGCTGCTGGCGATCGGGCAGATCTCGTCGCTGACCGGCGTCGACGTGGTGGCCATGCTGGCTGCCTTCCAGCAGCAGCACCCGCAGGTGGAGTTCCAGTTGCGGGTGGACAAGAGCGAGACCCTGCTGCAGCAGGTGCAGTCGCGCGCACTGGACGTGGCGCTGGTGGGGCTGGCGCCGTCGGCCCATCTGGAGGGCGTCTGCCACCAGATGCTGCAGGAAGAGGATCTGGTGGCCGTGCTGGCGCCGCAGCATCGGCTGGCCACGCGCCAGCGGTTGCCGTTGGCGGCGCTGCAGGATGAGGCTCTGGTCGATTTCCCGCGGGGGACCGGCGCGCGCCGGCAGACCGATGATGCGTTCGCCGCAGCGGGCCTGCCGCATCAGGTGCGTTTCGAGGTCAACCTGATGGAACTGATCGAGCGCTTCGTCCGCCACGGCCTGGCGGTGGGCATCGTGCCGGTGCGGATCGCCGACGGTTTTGAAGGGGTGGTGCAGGTGCCGCTGCAACCGACCCCGACCCGGCGCGTACATCTGGTCTGGCAGCGCCTGCCGACGCCGGCCGCACGCGCCTTCGTCGACGCCGTGCTCAGCTGCGCAGGCGCAGGCTCAGGCCCTTGA
- a CDS encoding DUF1456 family protein, translating into MINNDVLRSVRYSLDLGDHHVVTLCQMADPAFEVDVDQAKAWLLREDEPGFQPMSDSALAHFLDGLILHLRGHDEGQAPRAVETRIDNNLVLKKLRVAFQLRDVDMMEIFTSIGFNVSKSELGALFRQPGHKNYRRCLDQMLRNFLKGLSLRLRS; encoded by the coding sequence ATGATCAATAATGATGTGCTGCGCAGCGTGCGCTACTCCCTGGACCTCGGCGACCACCACGTGGTGACCCTGTGCCAGATGGCCGATCCGGCGTTCGAAGTGGATGTCGACCAGGCCAAGGCCTGGCTGCTGCGCGAAGACGAGCCGGGTTTCCAGCCGATGAGCGACAGTGCGCTGGCGCACTTCCTCGATGGCCTGATCCTGCACCTGCGCGGTCACGATGAGGGCCAGGCGCCGCGCGCGGTGGAAACCCGCATCGACAACAACCTGGTGTTGAAGAAGCTGCGCGTGGCCTTCCAGCTGCGCGATGTCGACATGATGGAGATCTTCACCAGCATCGGCTTCAACGTCTCCAAATCCGAACTCGGCGCGCTGTTCCGCCAGCCCGGCCACAAGAACTACCGGCGCTGCCTGGACCAGATGCTGCGCAACTTCCTCAAGGGCCTGAGCCTGCGCCTGCGCAGCTGA